One region of Methanobrevibacter thaueri genomic DNA includes:
- a CDS encoding DNA topoisomerase IV subunit A: MAKAKKEEKSHKELRKEYTYNKLKGLGQEIIEEIEKNKVPNLKVPSRGTGNIVYDDAKRYYVLGDRYGRRSLGNVKQIRKLGQMVYVANFCKDLVAREKTATIREMYYVSEGWGISFKNQQESNIVGEDLEVTLGTTREDLGLMPEEDGASVYGDLTLFDEVEVNASKMGKSGYTISPTIDQVDFLDCNVDKVLAVETMGMFHRLVQENAHKRFNCLIVGLKGQAARATRRFIKRVNTELDLPVYICNDGDPWGFHIAQVIISGSAKLAHVNHDLATPDAKFIGVTASDIINYDLPTDKLKDVDVLRLKELSKDPRYKGDFWQTEIKKMLKIGKKAEQQSFSKYGLEYVVDTYFPAKFEEMENQA, from the coding sequence GAAAAAAATAAAGTTCCTAACCTCAAAGTTCCATCAAGAGGTACCGGAAACATTGTTTACGATGATGCTAAAAGATACTACGTATTAGGTGACAGATACGGAAGAAGATCTTTAGGTAATGTAAAGCAAATCAGAAAATTGGGCCAAATGGTTTACGTTGCTAACTTCTGTAAGGACTTGGTTGCAAGGGAAAAGACCGCTACCATCAGGGAAATGTATTATGTTTCCGAAGGATGGGGAATCAGTTTCAAAAACCAGCAGGAATCCAACATCGTCGGTGAAGACCTGGAAGTAACTTTAGGTACCACCCGTGAAGATTTAGGATTAATGCCTGAGGAAGACGGAGCATCAGTATATGGAGACCTTACCCTTTTCGATGAAGTGGAAGTTAATGCTTCAAAAATGGGAAAATCCGGATATACAATCTCCCCAACAATTGACCAGGTTGATTTCCTTGATTGTAATGTAGATAAGGTATTGGCTGTGGAAACCATGGGAATGTTCCACAGGTTGGTTCAGGAAAACGCTCATAAAAGATTTAACTGTTTAATCGTTGGGCTTAAAGGACAAGCCGCTCGTGCTACAAGAAGATTCATTAAAAGGGTTAACACTGAACTTGACTTACCAGTATACATCTGTAACGACGGAGACCCTTGGGGATTCCACATTGCACAGGTAATTATTTCCGGAAGTGCAAAATTAGCTCACGTTAACCATGACTTAGCTACTCCTGACGCTAAATTCATTGGAGTAACAGCATCTGACATTATCAATTACGACCTACCTACTGATAAACTCAAAGATGTTGACGTTCTAAGGCTTAAAGAGCTTTCTAAAGACCCAAGGTATAAAGGCGATTTCTGGCAAACTGAAATTAAGAAAATGCTTAAGATCGGTAAGAAAGCAGAACAGCAATCTTTCTCCAAGTATGGGCTTGAGTATGTTGTAGATACTTATTTCCCAGCTAAATTTGAAGAAATGGAAAATCAAGCATAA
- a CDS encoding metal-sensing transcriptional repressor, translating into MKECMDSANLHRRLKKIIGQLNAIDRMIDEDIPCEQILMQVNASKSALHKVGHIIVEGHLEHCVKEAIENKDSDEAISDISSILEYYSRL; encoded by the coding sequence TTGAAAGAATGTATGGATAGTGCAAATTTACATAGAAGACTTAAAAAGATAATCGGACAATTGAATGCAATTGATCGTATGATTGATGAGGACATTCCATGTGAACAGATTTTAATGCAGGTAAATGCATCAAAATCAGCATTACATAAAGTCGGACACATTATTGTTGAAGGACACTTGGAACATTGCGTAAAGGAAGCCATTGAGAACAAGGATTCCGATGAAGCAATAAGTGACATTTCATCAATTTTGGAATACTACTCAAGGCTATAA